In Aspergillus fumigatus Af293 chromosome 2, whole genome shotgun sequence, a genomic segment contains:
- a CDS encoding D-aminoacyl-tRNA deacylase: MKAVIQRVKSASVTVDEKLVSSIGRGLLVLAGVGKEDTEKDADTLIQRVLKAKLWPAEEGGQWKRNVQDIEGEVLCVSQFTLYGQLKKGSKPDFHDAADAETARKLYEYFFRRLGEAYKPDRVKNGVFQAMMDVELKNDGPVTIEINTKLAKEKKPAEGQNKPQGERKDGETQTIEFELPASLLE; this comes from the exons ATGAAAG CGGTCATCCAGAGAGTTAAATCTGCGTCAGTCACAGTAGACGAGAAACTCGTGTCGTCAATCGGCCGCGGCTTGCTTGTTCTTGCTGGTGTAGGCAAGGAGGATACCGAAAAGGACGCAGACACTCTCATTCAGCGGGTATTGAAGGCCAAATTATGGCCTGCCGAAGAAGGCGGCCAA TGGAAAAGGAACGTGCAGGACATTGAGGGAGAGGTGCTCTGTG TATCACAATTTACGCTCTACGGTCAATTGAAGAAAGGCAGCAAACCAGATTTTCACGATGCAGCCGATGCGGAGACAGCACGGAAACTATACGAATACTTCTTCCGCCGGCTGGGCGAAGCATACAAACCCGACCGGGTCAAGAACGGTGTCTTCCAGGCCATGATGGATGTCGAACTGAAGAATGATGGGCCG GTCACAATCGAGATCAACACCAAactggcgaaggagaagaaacccgCGGAGGGACAGAATAAGCCGCAGGGCGAACGGAAAGATGGAGAGACGCAGACCATTGAGTTTGAACTACCAGCATCACTGCTGGAATAA
- a CDS encoding CNOT2/3/5 family protein, with amino-acid sequence MTSRKTQQEIDKTFKKVAEGIQTFEGIYEKIRSTSNPTQRDKLEENLKREIKKLQRFRDQIKSWASGNEVKDKGPLLEQRRAIETCMEQFKAVEKEMKTKAYSKEGLSAASRLDPKEKEKLEACDFLSTCVDELQLKIEAMEAEEETLHVQMKKGKKDITKTNRLSDLSRILERHKWHVNKLELLLRALQNGAVETSQVMDLKESIKYYVDDGHNVDYCGEDETLYDDLNLGEDTEAQFGMIGDNDRVSSQDTQSIQEDEPEVKAKSSKADASGLRRPSAQMKSPLPVLATLHPPTSTNATSGMKPAPPPTRPPGETLKYASAAAAAAASDKNGVGIAPLPPPPGTSPAYTAAIPVSRASSTASPVVSSVQPVSKAAATATEEPGGHGRSKTPALNPSATATPAAASASNTMPSTPATDKANTTAAKEQSATANGETAKEDEQRDESIYHLPPGLQDLIQSFEITKSRATNSASSSSPSVQRLLAASLATCPEPADAEKPRHYRPSNPYNTPLYYPQEPLAIFDDPRLYDTGRIDTDTLFYLFYYRQGSYQQYLAAKALKNQSWRFHKQYQTWFQRHEEPKNITEDYEQGTYRFFDYESTWMNRRKADFKFIYKYLEDEL; translated from the exons ATGACGTCCCGCAAAACGCAGCAAGAGATCGACAAGACCTTCAAGAAGGTCGCGGAAGGCATACAGACATTTGAGGGCATCTATGAAAAGATCCGCTCCACATCGAATCCTACCCAGCGAGAtaagctggaggagaaccTGAAACGAGAGATCAAGAAGTTGCAGCGATTCCGTGATCAGATTAAGTCATGGGCTTCCGGTAATGAGGTCAAAGACAAAGGACCGCTGCTCGAGCAGCGCAGAGCAATCGAAACT TGTATGGAGCAGTTCAAAGCCGTGGAAAAGGAGATGAAGACCAAAGCGTACTCCAAGGAAGGCCTTTCGGCTGCGTCGCGACTCGAtcccaaagaaaaagaaaaactcGAAGCGTGCGACTTCCTATCGACCTGCGTGGACGAACTTCAACTGAAGATCGAGGCGAtggaggccgaagaggagaCCCTCCACgtgcagatgaagaagggcaagaaggatATCACCAAGACAAATCGTTTATCGGACCTCTCGCGGATACTGGAGCGGCATAAGTGGCACGTCAACAAACTCGAGTTGCTGCTACGAGCCCTTCAGAACGGCGCGGTCGAAACCAGCCAGGTGATGGATCTGAAGGAGAGTATCAAGTACTACGTGGATGATGGACACAATGTCGATTATTGCGGTGAAGACGAGACACTCTATGACGATCTCAATCTGGGTGAAGATACCGAAGCGCAATTTGGAATGATTGGGGACAACGATCGCGTTTCGTCGCAGGACACACAATCGATCCAGGAGGACGAGCCGGAAGTGAAGGCGAAATCGTCGAAAGCTGACGCTAGTGGGCTCCGCCGGCCATCAGCGCAGATGAAGTCACCTTTGCCAGTTCTCGCAACACTTCACCCTCCAACATCTACAAACGCCACCTCTGGCATGAAACCCGCCCCTCCTCCAACTCGCCCCCCCGGTGAGACTCTCAAATACGCGTCAGCAGCGGCTGCCGCAGCGGCGAGCGACAAAAACGGTGTCGGTATTGCCCCTCTGCCCCCACCGCCTGGCACGAGCCCTGCCTATACCGCCGCCATCCCAGTCTCGAGAGCGTCATCCACAGCATCGCCAGTTGTGTCTTCGGTCCAGCCAGTGTCGAAAGCGGCAGCAACCGCCACGGAAGAGCCTGGCGGACACGGTCGGTCCAAGACTCCAGCTCTCAACCCCAGCGCGACGGCGACTCCTGCAGCCGCCAGTGCTTCGAATACGATGCCTTCCACTCCAGCGACGGACAAGGCGAACACCACGGCTGCCAAGGAACAGTCAGCGACAGCCAACGGCGAGAcagccaaggaagatgaacagCGCGACGAGTCGATATACCATCTGCCTCCCGGGCTGCAGGACCTGATCCAGTCATTTGAAATCACCAAGAGCCGCGCGACGAACAGTGCTTCAAGCTCGTCACCGTCGGTCCAGCGATTGCTCGCAGCATCACTGGCAACTTGCCCGGAGCCTGCCGATGCAGAGAAACCCCGTCATTACCGACCTTCCAATCCGTACAACACCCCTCTCTACTACCCGCAAGAACCACTCGCCATATTCGATGATCCTCGTCTGTATGACACCGGACGGATCGATACCGATACGCTTTTCTACTTGTTTTACTACCGTCAGGGAAGCTACCAGCAGTACCTGGCGGCAAAGGCGCTCAAGAACCAGAGCTGGCGCTTCCATAAACAGTACCAGACCTGGTTCCAACGCCATGAGGAGCCGAAGAACATCACCGAGGACTATGAACAGGGTACATATCGATTCTTTGATTACGAGAGTACCTG GATGAACCGGCGCAAGGCGGATTTCAAATTTATCTACAAGTATCTGGAGGATGAATTATAG
- a CDS encoding C2H2-type zinc finger protein encodes MYSQMNDRLYPRFTVNSSRPSSTPMEPSSSPHSAQSFSFADVFPGGNELEIPLGHPFDSVYEFSPPSPYNATTIPDLYALNTSYSVPIPSYSSSYETQFAFTPSFEDSLLAQYSLSTSASSSDSPKLSKPYACEDCGKAFTRSADLKRHQSSVHYPVYQDCPVEDCPRKDRNGFPRRDHLIEHLRSSHHMDLPKRRMTKRVSKASA; translated from the exons ATGTACTCTCAGATGAATGACAGACTCTACCCTCGGTTCACAGTG AACTCGTCTCGTCCTTCATCCACCCCCATGGAGCCGTCCTCAAGCCCACACTCGGCTCAGTCCTTCAGCTTTGCAGACGTCTTCCCTGGCGGAAACGAGCTCGAAATCCCTCTCGGTCATCCTTTCGACTCGGTCTACGAGTTCTCGCCGCCAAGTCCCTATAACGCTACCACCATCCCAGACCTCTACGCTTTGAACACCTCCTACAGCGTCCCCATCCCGTCCTACTCCTCATCCTACGAGACCCAGTTTGCATTCACTCCGAGCTTCGAAGATTCGTTGCTCGCTCAATACTCGCTCAGCACCAGCGCGTCCTCATCCGACTCTCCCAA ATTATCCAAACCCTATGCGTGCGAAGACTGTGGAAAGGCCTTCACCCGATCCGCTGACCTCAAACGGCACCAGAGCAGCGTCCATTATCCGGTCTACCAAGATTGTCCCGTGGAGGACTGCCCGCGGAAGGATCGCAATGGCTTCCCGCGCCGAGACCATCTCATTGAGCATCTTCGCTCATCCCATCACATGGATCTGCCAAAGCGCCGGATGACGAAGCGAGTCTCGAAGGCGTCTGCCTGA
- the agt gene encoding MGMT family protein: MASLMRTKQSPSKPTPTPPSSQECISLSPQTKKFLHRISLHPTLTPYRRRVYRTLLSVPKGRWTTYSALATHLGSSARAVGNAMRTNPFAPEVPCHRVLATNGTLGGYKGEWILGGKYQVEKRLLLEAEGVVFDERGRAQGECFRGFVDLGSGK; the protein is encoded by the coding sequence ATGGCATCTCTTATGAGAACCAAGCAGTCCCCATCCAAACCCACACCAACACCCCCGTCGTCACAAGAATGCATATCCCTCAGCCCCCAAACCAAGAAATTCCTCCACCGCATCTCCCTCCATCCCACCCTAACCCCTTACCGCCGCCGCGTCTACCGCACCCTCCTCTCCGTGCCGAAAGGGCGCTGGACCACGTACTCGGCGCTCGCGACACACCTAGGCTCCAGCGCACGGGCCGTGGGGAATGCAATGCGCACGAACCCGTTTGCGCCAGAGGTGCCCTGCCATCGGGTGCTGGCGACGAATGGGACGTTGGGGGGATATAAGGGAGAGTGGATCTTGGGTGGGAAGTATCAGGTTGAGAAGCGGCTGTTGTTGGAGGCGGAAGGAGTGGTGTTTGATGAGCGTGGGAGGGCGCAAGGGGAGTGCTTTCGAGGGTTTGTGGATTTGGGGAGTGGAAAGTAG